From the Rhodococcus opacus B4 genome, the window GCGATCGCGGCCACCCACTTGGTCAAGGTCGCCGGCGCATACACCCGGACGCCGTCCGGGCCGATGGTGTCGGCGGCATCGACCAGGTAGGCGGCCACCGTCGCCGAGTGCGCCGGCAACGGAGCATGCCCCTGCGTGGCGCACCAGTGCGTGAACCGCCGCCACGCCGAGGCGTAGGTGCGGCGGGTGCCCTCGGACCGGGACTCGGCCATCGACCGCCCGATCCGCCCGACCACCGCCTCCGACAAATCCGGAAACACCGCCGGGTCGCCGGTAACAGCAGCCGCGGGCAGCTCGCGGGGGCGTAGGCCCTGGTCGATCGTCATGCCGAGCATGTTATCGGCACCCTCCGACACGGCTTCGCCGCGAAAAACGCGCTGAGGTGCGGTTTTCGGGGAGACGGTGCGGGAAGCGGAATTCTCGTCGCCAACCGCGCATAAACAGGAAGTGAAACGGGCGCAGGACGTCGAGGGTGCCCCTAAGTGGTGTGTGTAGGTTCTCGCGGCCTCGTGTCACTTTCCAAATTTCGTGTCACTGCCGTGTCAGTTTCTCAATTTCATGTCAGTTGGCCAGCCATTGCTTCAACGTTTCCCCAGCTCACGGCCACTCGCTTGGCGCGCACTCCGTCCGGGACGCCGAAGATTCTGACAAGAAGATGAGAATCTGTCGTGGACAGGACTCTGGAAACCCGCAGTTCAGGACTACACGTGACTGACATATTCGGCGGAAACCTACATGTGTGTAGGTTCTCAAGTTCGGTGTCAGTCACTCGGTGTCGAACGTAGCCCGGTGAGGGTGAGGCGCAGGTGATCCGCCAACGCAAGTTCGTGTCGAGACCGACGTAGAGCAGCCGCAGAGTTGATGGTCGCTTGAAGTGTTGTCACACTACAACGAACCATTGCACTGAGATGTCCAAGGTTCACTCTTAAGCATGGCTGCAAACGGTCCATTGCTCGCTGAGAGATCGATGTAGGTACCGTCTTCGACGATTTGGCCGTCGTGGAGCACGACGATGCGGTCCATAGTGCTCAGAGTGCTGAGCCGGTGTGCCACGACGAGCATCGTTACGTCGTCAAAACCGTCGATAGCGCGCTGAACGATGGCTTGCGACGGCCCATCGAGGGCGGAGGTGGGCTCGTCGAGCAGCATGATCGATGGCGTGTGGAGGAGTGCGCGGGCGATGCACAAACGTTGCTGTTGCCCGCCGGAGAGGTTCTCGCCCTTTTGAGCGACGTTGGCCTCGTAGCCACCGTCGATCCGCTGGATGTCGTGGTAGATGTTGGCCCTAAGGCAGGCTGTGTCGAGGTCCGTGTCGGTGATCCCGGGCCGGCCCATCACGAGGTTGTCACGGATCGTGCCGGGGAACAGGGTCGGCCTCTGCCCGACGTAGCCGATATTCTCGGTCATGTAGGTGCGGTCGATGCTGCACAGGTCGCGGCCATTGATGGTGATTGATCCGGTGTAGTGGTGGTGGAGCCGCTCAAGGAGGTCGAGGATGGTGGACTTGCCGCTGCCGCTGGCGCCGACTAGCCCGACTCGCTGGCCGAGGGGCACCCGCAGGGTTACCCCGCGCAAGATCTGCCGCGCCGATGCAGCACTATCCCGCGGGTCGTCCCTCACATGATGGTCGTCGATCTGCTGGTAGCTGAAGGAGACGTTGTCGAGGGTCACCGCCGACACGTGTGACAGGTCGGCGACCGGGGTGCCGCTGCCGGTGCGCCGCCGTAGCCCATGGTCCTCGTCGGTGTCGGGCGCGGGTGATACGTCGGCGCGCTTGAAGGACGGGTCGATGGGGCCGGCGAGGTCATCGAGGAGGTCGCGGGCCTGGAGGGCGGCCTCGGAACTCTCGTCGATCACGCGGTGGAGTTCGTTGAGGGGCCTGGTGAGGGCGGCGTAGAGGAGGATGACACTGGCAAGGTCACCGGGAGTATCGGCGAGGTCGAACTGGATAGCAACGACGACCGTGACGACGAGCCAGAGGACTTCGTTGGCGGCCTTGCCGCAGTCGAAGAGGCTCATGACGATGTGGTGACGCAGCTCTGTGCGTCGGAGGTCCTGGACTTCGGCGCTGACACGGTTGTCGAAGTACGACTCGGTGCCACTGGTGCGGATGACCTTGAGCATGGTCAGGCATGAGGTGACCCAGCCGTCGATGCGCTCCTTGGTGTTTTTGAGCGAGACACGGATGCCGTTCTGAGAAGCGATCTGCCAGGCGACGAGGCCGAACCCGGTCGGGATGACCACGGACATGAGTAGACCGAGGAGGCCGTGACGGGCGGTGGCGATGCCGATGGCGAAGACCGCGATGAGGACGGCGGGCAGCAGGTCCGCGGACCCGAGCTTGATCAGTCGCACTGCGCCCTCTACTGACCGGTTTGCGCGGCCGTAAATGGCGCCGTCGGTGCCGGTATGGAAGCGCTGCAGGGGCCAGCGGATGAGGTGGCCGTAGATCTTGGTGCGTGCTCCGGCCTCGAAGCTCGTTGTCACGGCGTGGACCTTCTGGTGTCGGACCACGTTCATCAGGCTGATCAGCGTGTAGGCGATGAACAAGGTAATCAGCGGCCAGAGGGCCTGGCCGAGGCCTACGAGCTCGCCGTCGTCATAGACGGCGTCGACGAACATACCGACGATGACGGGGATGCTGGCCGTGGCGAGGCTGGCGATCGCGGTCGCCAGTACTGCCTGCAGGAGCCGGCGACGATCCGGTACCGGGAGATGCGCGACGAGCTGCCGCCACATCGTGACCGCGGCGCTGACGGGCGCGACGGCGGCCCTGAGCCGACGTCGCCTGCCACGAACGTCGCCACCGGGCGACGCTGGCACGATCGTGTCGCAGTCCTGGGGCATGAGCTGCTGAGTCGAAGTCATCGGTTGGTCGCCTTTCGCATAGCGGTGGTCGTGACCCGCCGGCCCGTCTGGCGCAGGGCACGGCGCCTAAGTGCTCGCGGTCGTGGAGTCGCATCGCCGATGCCGTCCCGAGCGGGGTCGACGCCCCCGGCCGTCATTCGATGGAGCGGCGACTCGGTGGTGGCCGATGAGCGCATTACGCGGGCGTACATGCCAACTCCTCGCGAGACCAGTCGAGAGTGATCACACTGCCGACGGTGGGGTACTTCACGATCGCGACGAACTCGACGGAGTTGTCGGTCTCGTGCATCGTCGGGCAGACGAGCGAGGTCATGGCGATCTCGGCATTGGTCACGTGGGTGATACTCAGCCGTGCAGGCGGCAGCGGGGCCGACGGGTGTTCGAGCACGACCCGGATGATGGCGAGGCGCGTCGGCGCCGATATCACGACGCGGTCGGTAGTCAACGCGTCGTCGAACGTCGCCTTGAAGGCGGTGTGCAGGACGTCATTGGCCTCGAAGGTGCCGATGCGTGGGGCGTGAGTCTCGGTGAAAATGTAGCCCTCGCTGTCCGACGTGCGATGGCTGTCGTCGCCGGTCACGACAACCGGCAGCGCCTCGGCGCCCCGACGTAGCTGTGTGATAGACGCTGTCGTGCGCGGCATCCTCGTGGTCACCGCGACGGTGGTGCCGTGAGTCGTCCGGCCGGCTTGAGTGAATACGGTCGTGGTCAGGCTGCGGGCGATGGAGCCCTGGGCGCCGACGATGACCTGGTGGGCGATGGACTCGACGCCGAAGCCCTCGGCATCGAGGCTGTCACTGAGGTAGCGCTGGCGCGGTGCAGTGGCGATCCGCTCGGTGCCTGGGAAACCAGCCATCAGCCACTTCGAGGGGGTCGCGAGCCCGAGGTTCGCGATCCAGCGGGTGACGGTGAACGCACCGGCCATCGGGAGGGTGTTCATCATTCCGGCCGGCTTGCGGGCCGCAACGAGTTGCGGGGCCACCTGGCCGATACAGAGCACAATGAGGGCGCCGGGCACGCCGATGCCGAGCAATATTTCGGCGGTGTGCGGGATCCCGATGCTGGTGAACGGCAGAGACGTCATGCCTGCGGTCCGGGTCACCTCAGCGATACCGAAAACTACCAGGACGACGCCGGCTTGTCGGCCGGCCAGATAGTGCTCCAACCGCTCGCTCGTGGCGACGAACGGATGCAACTTGAACACACGTGAGTGGGACTCGCGCAGCTGGCTGACATCGGCTGTAGAGAGCGCCACAGCGGCGATGTGAGCGGCCTCCAGAAGTGCGAGGAGACCGAGGCAGACGGCGAGCGCGCCCAGGACGAACGCGGTCGACGTGTGGTTCGCCATCGCGTTCTGGCCGGTCAGCACCGCGCCGAGTACGAGGTACAGGCAGAACGCGAACAGGGCGCCGGCGGCGACATCGCGTACGTGCCGCACCAGGCGGGTGACCGGCGAGATCAAATCGATCGACTCGAAGGTGCCGAGATCCAGCTCCTCTACAGCCTCGACGACCCGGCGCATGGCGGCGCGAGTCGGCACCGGGGCGGCGGTGTTGAAGCAATAGTGGATGGCGTCGGCGTCCGTCTTTCGGGCCGGCACGGTGCGGAGCATCGCGTTGAGGGTGTCTTCGTCGATGCCCTTGGCAGCCACAGCCTCGCGGACCGCGGCCGCGGCCGCGGTCACCGGATTGTTACCGGTGACCGCGACCAGACGGGTGAAGCTCAGCGACACGATCTCGCGCCGGAACTTGGCAATGTGCAACACGGTGATCACGCCTTGCCGGCGTCGCGCTGCGGCGTCCCGAACTTGGGAACCTGGTCCGAGCTCGGGATGCGGTTCGCCCCGTACTCCTCCCACGCGGCGTGAACCCGGAACACGAACTCACCGTGGTGGTTACGCTCGAAGACGGTCTCGTTGGTGACCTGCTCGGGCATCGAGACCAACACACCCTTGAAGGTGAACTCGGGGTTCTCGGCGATCAACTTTCCCAACGCCTCGAGCTCCCGGCCGAACTCCTCCCGGGTCATCACCCTGCTGTCGTGCTCAAGCCAACCGTGCCCGTGGTGGTCCGGGCCGTGGGGGGGGTGGTGTGGCCCGTGGTGGTGCGGCCCGTGGTGGTGCGGCCCGTGGTGGTGCGGCCCGTAGTGGTCCGGGCCGTGGTGGTCCGGGCCGTGGGGGAGGTGGTGTGGCATGTTCATCACTCCTATCGGTTCGGCGATAGGAGTGATGATGCTCAAAGCGATTCAAGTGGCGAGGGACTCAGGCTAAAGAACCAGTTAAGCGTCAGCCGTTCGGTTTGCGACTCTTCACGCGAGTTTCATCGGAACTTCAGCGGAGCAACCCCGTTG encodes:
- a CDS encoding ABC transporter ATP-binding protein, with translation MTSTQQLMPQDCDTIVPASPGGDVRGRRRRLRAAVAPVSAAVTMWRQLVAHLPVPDRRRLLQAVLATAIASLATASIPVIVGMFVDAVYDDGELVGLGQALWPLITLFIAYTLISLMNVVRHQKVHAVTTSFEAGARTKIYGHLIRWPLQRFHTGTDGAIYGRANRSVEGAVRLIKLGSADLLPAVLIAVFAIGIATARHGLLGLLMSVVIPTGFGLVAWQIASQNGIRVSLKNTKERIDGWVTSCLTMLKVIRTSGTESYFDNRVSAEVQDLRRTELRHHIVMSLFDCGKAANEVLWLVVTVVVAIQFDLADTPGDLASVILLYAALTRPLNELHRVIDESSEAALQARDLLDDLAGPIDPSFKRADVSPAPDTDEDHGLRRRTGSGTPVADLSHVSAVTLDNVSFSYQQIDDHHVRDDPRDSAASARQILRGVTLRVPLGQRVGLVGASGSGKSTILDLLERLHHHYTGSITINGRDLCSIDRTYMTENIGYVGQRPTLFPGTIRDNLVMGRPGITDTDLDTACLRANIYHDIQRIDGGYEANVAQKGENLSGGQQQRLCIARALLHTPSIMLLDEPTSALDGPSQAIVQRAIDGFDDVTMLVVAHRLSTLSTMDRIVVLHDGQIVEDGTYIDLSASNGPFAAMLKSEPWTSQCNGSL